A stretch of the Massilia varians genome encodes the following:
- the parA gene encoding ParA family partition ATPase, translating into MQKQARIIAVTHPKGGVGKTSTSMVLAAELAERGYRVLVADCDAQASASAWANAAPEGKPFPAAVVNLSAYAGKVHREIQKQLENYDFIIVDCPPGLDSLSPQSAILIADLVIVPTPPSPADVWACLGAIRLIERGANLNPALVARILPNRVVRTSLSNAIMRELAEFGIPLMSSRLTNRTAYQEAVVSGLSMSALGRDAKPAADEVRALANEVLTLLGE; encoded by the coding sequence ATGCAGAAACAAGCACGCATAATCGCAGTGACCCACCCAAAGGGTGGGGTCGGAAAAACTTCGACCAGCATGGTCCTTGCCGCCGAACTTGCGGAGCGAGGATACCGAGTTCTCGTGGCAGATTGCGATGCCCAAGCCTCGGCGTCCGCTTGGGCAAACGCTGCACCAGAAGGCAAACCATTTCCAGCTGCGGTAGTAAATCTATCAGCGTACGCAGGGAAGGTGCATCGAGAAATCCAAAAGCAATTGGAGAACTACGATTTCATCATTGTCGACTGTCCACCGGGATTAGATTCGTTAAGTCCGCAGTCCGCAATTCTCATCGCCGATTTGGTCATCGTTCCAACGCCGCCCTCGCCCGCCGATGTGTGGGCCTGTTTGGGGGCCATACGCCTTATCGAGCGGGGAGCGAATTTAAATCCGGCCTTGGTAGCCCGCATCTTGCCCAACCGGGTCGTTCGGACGTCATTATCGAATGCAATCATGCGTGAACTGGCCGAGTTCGGAATTCCGTTGATGTCCTCGAGGTTGACGAATCGGACCGCTTACCAAGAGGCCGTCGTGAGCGGCCTATCGATGTCCGCGTTAGGCCGAGACGCCAAGCCGGCTGCCGATGAGGTTCGCGCCTTGGCCAACGAAGTGCTGACTTTGCTAGGGGAGTGA
- a CDS encoding c-type cytochrome — protein sequence MEFVAKAWIGALFLSTALSAQGQTQAPQAVPAFKKLDSMEARVQGCVTCHGQQGEGTANGYFPRIAGKPAGYLYNQLIAFRNGTRHYPPMNYLVAYLPDAYLKEMAEHFAALRPAYPPQERPAVNSTMARGEALVVKGDASKGIPACIACHGKALTGMEPGIPGLAGLRPAYIAGQLTRWKVGERKAAEPDCMKRIANRLSDEDISAVAAYLAHQTPPTTTSPEPSNLVRMPFACGSQR from the coding sequence ATGGAATTTGTTGCAAAGGCCTGGATAGGCGCACTTTTCCTCAGTACCGCGCTATCAGCGCAAGGGCAAACACAAGCTCCTCAGGCTGTACCCGCTTTCAAGAAGCTCGATTCTATGGAAGCAAGAGTTCAAGGCTGTGTTACCTGCCATGGCCAGCAGGGTGAGGGCACCGCTAATGGCTACTTTCCACGCATAGCAGGTAAGCCCGCTGGCTATCTCTACAACCAACTCATCGCGTTTCGCAACGGCACTCGTCACTATCCACCAATGAACTATTTAGTAGCGTATCTACCGGACGCCTACTTGAAGGAAATGGCGGAGCACTTCGCTGCTTTGCGTCCAGCATATCCTCCTCAGGAGCGCCCTGCTGTCAATTCTACAATGGCGCGTGGTGAAGCATTAGTAGTAAAAGGTGATGCGAGCAAAGGTATTCCCGCATGCATTGCCTGTCACGGAAAGGCTCTTACAGGAATGGAGCCGGGTATACCTGGATTAGCTGGCTTACGTCCAGCCTATATCGCAGGACAACTTACCCGATGGAAAGTCGGAGAGCGCAAGGCTGCTGAGCCCGACTGTATGAAGCGTATCGCTAATCGTCTTAGTGATGAGGACATCTCTGCCGTAGCCGCTTACTTGGCTCACCAAACTCCTCCGACCACGACGTCGCCGGAACCCTCTAACCTAGTTCGAATGCCATTCGCTTGTGGCAGCCAACGGTAG
- a CDS encoding c-type cytochrome — protein sequence MRKSARIALILGAIGLSAAGALYFLRPGTLPQNTATAQLDASTQLINKGEYLARLGDCIACHTEPNGPAFAGGRAMPTPFGALHVPNITPDDETGIGLYTSDEFYRAMHSGITRDGKIMYPAMPYPSYTQVTRADSDAIYAYLMSINPVKKKNREHELRFPYNNRELLIGWRTLYFKEEEFKSDPKQTVEWNRGAYLVKGLGHCSMCHTAVNALGGSSEAKAFEGGMIPNQNWYAPSLTSNREAGLGNWSIKEITDLLQGGVSHRGTVYGPMAEVVFNSLQYMTDEDAKAMAVYLKALPQKDNSPPPTSQARLVNPETMELGRKVYVAQCAMCHGTEGKGQPPDYPLLANNQSITMESPVNAIRIVLNGGYPPGTKKNPRPHGMPPFAHILNDEEVAAVTTYIRVAWGNSGTPVNVKQVNDLRTLLPE from the coding sequence ATGCGTAAAAGTGCTCGAATCGCTCTCATATTAGGCGCTATCGGCCTCTCTGCAGCCGGCGCTCTTTACTTCCTTCGGCCAGGTACACTGCCGCAAAATACGGCTACGGCTCAGCTCGACGCATCAACTCAGCTCATCAACAAGGGCGAGTACCTTGCTAGGCTCGGTGACTGCATAGCCTGCCACACCGAGCCCAACGGCCCTGCTTTCGCTGGCGGTAGGGCCATGCCTACTCCGTTTGGCGCACTCCACGTCCCCAACATCACACCTGATGATGAAACAGGTATCGGGCTTTATACATCCGACGAATTTTATCGAGCAATGCATTCGGGTATAACGCGCGACGGGAAGATTATGTATCCCGCGATGCCGTATCCGTCCTATACCCAAGTCACTCGAGCTGACTCGGATGCTATCTATGCCTACCTGATGTCGATTAATCCGGTTAAGAAGAAGAACCGGGAACACGAGCTTCGCTTCCCCTACAACAATCGTGAACTGCTCATCGGCTGGCGCACCTTGTACTTTAAGGAGGAAGAGTTCAAGTCCGACCCTAAGCAGACTGTCGAATGGAACCGGGGAGCTTATTTGGTCAAGGGCCTTGGCCATTGCTCGATGTGTCATACCGCTGTAAACGCTCTAGGAGGCTCGTCTGAAGCAAAGGCATTTGAAGGCGGCATGATTCCAAACCAGAACTGGTACGCCCCTTCGCTAACGTCGAACAGAGAGGCAGGCCTAGGCAACTGGTCAATCAAGGAAATTACTGACCTTCTGCAGGGCGGTGTTTCTCACCGCGGTACCGTCTACGGTCCCATGGCTGAGGTTGTGTTCAACAGTCTTCAGTACATGACCGATGAAGACGCAAAAGCCATGGCTGTCTACCTGAAGGCACTCCCGCAAAAGGACAACTCACCACCTCCAACAAGCCAGGCGCGACTTGTCAATCCTGAGACGATGGAGCTGGGTAGGAAGGTGTATGTAGCCCAGTGTGCTATGTGCCATGGAACCGAGGGCAAGGGTCAGCCTCCGGACTATCCACTCCTAGCGAACAACCAATCAATCACGATGGAGTCGCCCGTCAACGCGATTCGTATAGTCTTGAACGGGGGGTATCCACCAGGGACCAAGAAAAATCCTCGTCCACATGGAATGCCGCCCTTCGCGCACATCTTGAATGATGAGGAAGTCGCGGCTGTGACAACCTACATCCGTGTCGCTTGGGGTAACAGCGGTACACCAGTAAACGTGAAGCAGGTCAACGATTTGCGCACCCTGCTGCCTGAATGA
- a CDS encoding tyrosine-type recombinase/integrase — MAKGAKPFKFRGRWRAQVTLENGKRPAEDFEMHADAVAWIAEQRANANSVHEPALGGPKTATLAEALLHYAELHTVTKDGAASELNRINRYLEAAGYPRLKRVVTDRGGYKLAEVKSLAPPSAFQKHNVTRRAAREQTYMCIQLLANKRCSAISTLDIRTLFKEMKKEGLSESTIQKEIALLKHLFNLAAKEWNWSGFKNPCIGIKLGKSNMRFVVIKPQERQALTFALSECDNPYFWPMVEIARETTMRRKSLLSMLWKNIDLDGRVAVVPSKTGEVSIPLSQCAVQVLRTMPRSESGFVFPMTANAVDMAWDRVRKKAGLPKLQFRDLRHIGATDYARGGLGSHQLAKVLGHKTTKMAEVYVNFVNQDVLDAMDRAAAGCPVMQLPPPASDKASVTLNRKRATRIVQAAKARLLSSDTPTTGAPLTL, encoded by the coding sequence ATGGCTAAGGGCGCAAAACCATTCAAGTTCCGCGGCAGGTGGCGCGCGCAAGTGACACTTGAAAACGGCAAACGGCCCGCTGAGGACTTCGAAATGCACGCCGATGCCGTTGCCTGGATTGCAGAGCAAAGGGCCAATGCTAACTCCGTGCACGAGCCAGCTCTTGGCGGGCCCAAAACTGCGACCCTAGCTGAAGCATTGTTGCACTATGCCGAACTCCATACCGTAACGAAGGATGGGGCAGCCAGCGAACTAAATCGTATCAATCGCTACCTGGAAGCGGCGGGCTATCCGCGGCTTAAACGTGTCGTGACGGACAGGGGCGGATACAAGTTAGCAGAGGTCAAGTCACTTGCTCCGCCCAGCGCTTTCCAGAAACACAACGTAACAAGGCGAGCCGCTCGTGAACAGACATATATGTGTATTCAGCTACTGGCGAACAAACGCTGTAGTGCTATCTCTACCTTGGATATTCGTACCTTGTTCAAAGAAATGAAAAAGGAAGGCCTTAGCGAAAGTACTATCCAAAAAGAAATTGCGCTCCTTAAGCATTTGTTCAATCTCGCAGCGAAGGAATGGAACTGGAGCGGGTTTAAGAACCCATGCATCGGTATCAAACTTGGAAAATCAAATATGCGTTTTGTCGTCATTAAGCCGCAAGAGCGGCAAGCACTAACGTTTGCACTTTCCGAGTGCGACAATCCCTACTTCTGGCCGATGGTCGAAATCGCACGTGAAACGACCATGCGCCGCAAGAGCTTGCTGAGCATGCTCTGGAAAAATATCGACTTGGATGGACGAGTTGCCGTTGTACCGTCGAAGACTGGCGAGGTATCTATTCCTCTTTCCCAATGTGCTGTACAAGTGCTTCGCACAATGCCCCGCAGCGAGTCCGGGTTTGTATTTCCAATGACGGCCAACGCGGTTGACATGGCGTGGGACCGCGTCCGCAAGAAAGCGGGTCTCCCGAAGTTGCAATTTAGAGACCTGCGGCATATCGGTGCAACTGATTATGCCCGTGGGGGCTTGGGGAGCCATCAACTGGCGAAAGTGCTGGGACACAAGACGACAAAAATGGCGGAGGTCTACGTTAATTTCGTCAACCAAGACGTCCTCGACGCCATGGACCGCGCAGCGGCAGGCTGCCCAGTAATGCAATTGCCGCCTCCGGCAAGCGACAAGGCTTCGGTTACGCTTAACCGAAAACGTGCGACTCGTATTGTGCAGGCGGCAAAAGCACGTCTTCTCAGCAGCGATACGCCAACCACAGGGGCGCCGTTGACGCTGTAG
- a CDS encoding helix-turn-helix transcriptional regulator, with protein sequence MNKLAPQQSVGLCSSERISNEEKLHTSTRIVLLEKSDVIKRLGVSERTLEKWMESGKFPRGLKLGKNAKWAEAAVELWLAQALAPQLTWSPPKKPSRSSRTS encoded by the coding sequence ATGAACAAGCTAGCCCCCCAGCAGAGTGTCGGTCTGTGCAGCAGCGAGAGAATCAGCAATGAGGAAAAGCTGCATACATCTACTCGTATCGTTTTGCTCGAAAAAAGCGACGTAATCAAACGCCTCGGCGTCTCTGAGCGAACCTTGGAAAAGTGGATGGAATCCGGGAAGTTCCCGCGAGGCCTCAAACTTGGCAAGAATGCAAAATGGGCTGAGGCCGCTGTCGAGCTCTGGTTAGCGCAGGCGCTCGCACCCCAACTGACCTGGTCACCGCCAAAAAAACCGTCCAGAAGCAGCCGTACGAGCTAG
- a CDS encoding cytochrome C oxidase subunit II, with translation MTPSKPVDPHGDKHHVSEAVANAAEHRWAIIVLLIIASLIAMMVFTGVHWASMPPSRVETVDVKTLHLRGEFVENNLGTSIEKDGRVIVRLIAQQYSFAPQCIVVPAGIKVTFRGTSTDAIHGFVVGKTNANTMLIPGFVSTFTTSFPKVGEQLMPCHEYCGTGHEAMWAKVQVISPEEFFAKAKAAERLSCVPR, from the coding sequence ATGACGCCATCAAAACCGGTCGACCCGCATGGTGATAAACATCACGTATCCGAAGCTGTTGCTAACGCAGCCGAGCACCGCTGGGCCATCATTGTCCTGCTAATCATTGCGTCGCTGATAGCGATGATGGTGTTCACCGGCGTGCATTGGGCCTCTATGCCGCCCTCACGTGTAGAGACAGTTGATGTCAAAACTTTGCATTTGAGAGGTGAATTCGTCGAGAACAATCTCGGTACATCCATCGAAAAGGACGGACGTGTCATCGTCAGGCTTATTGCGCAGCAGTATTCCTTTGCTCCCCAGTGCATTGTCGTTCCAGCAGGGATTAAGGTTACCTTTCGCGGTACAAGTACAGACGCAATCCATGGCTTTGTGGTTGGGAAGACCAATGCAAACACCATGCTGATACCTGGCTTTGTATCTACCTTCACCACTTCGTTCCCTAAAGTGGGTGAGCAGCTGATGCCATGCCATGAGTACTGCGGCACTGGGCATGAAGCCATGTGGGCCAAGGTTCAAGTTATCTCTCCTGAAGAGTTCTTCGCCAAAGCAAAAGCGGCAGAAAGGTTGAGCTGTGTACCTCGCTAA